The following coding sequences are from one Candidatus Neomarinimicrobiota bacterium window:
- a CDS encoding O-antigen ligase family protein, which produces MMAMLIVLRLGIALLLLLIPLGLKAIKWRNIDVLLLAWFTWQGMSTLIDTPWPQSGFRLEGLVLMLLFYLMTRTTLNRLTNIYTMAQIIAIMATLQSGIGALQYIKLFPWTSEYFLGFESQVTGTVGGANVLGASLAMSLPFLYLLIGKSVRIEKVWWMLSLVLIVITLILTQSRGAWVAGLVGAGIYKWSLISGYLRFLRPRKLIMSIFVLFAVGVITLFLIGIYKLNPDSANGRLFIWSITGNMIRDNLWTGVGHGNFGLYWLKYQGAYFAEATDPSLHHLAVSLKSAHSQYLHLIAETGIVGLGLFTALCLSAFASFKRQVGRLPAEQTRIFTTTSSALVTILIHALVEDVFNSLTVQLVFLILLAIVVSIPDLRAKTTAGVSVLKRKWKLVVILPLIILLGIISLRQILGELHWEQGQDSAQLGNWEQSIKHYQEAGSYLPYNLELEFYLGAAYSKTGQAEKAIKHLNRSQKGFSDKNQYIALGKAHIDNRDYNRAEAALHQVLTYYPALLVPHYWLSRIYFEQGDTGRARNELQVIIGSDNIYNSPGIEQIQKDAKRALIQLYNIDGLAKSTSRPPAYNFVRAGKARRDAEY; this is translated from the coding sequence ATGATGGCTATGCTGATTGTCCTGCGATTAGGAATTGCACTACTCCTTTTGCTTATCCCACTTGGATTGAAAGCAATTAAATGGCGAAATATTGACGTGTTGCTGCTTGCCTGGTTTACCTGGCAGGGCATGAGTACACTTATTGATACTCCCTGGCCCCAAAGTGGTTTTAGGCTTGAAGGATTAGTGCTTATGCTGCTGTTTTATCTCATGACGCGAACCACATTGAACCGATTGACCAATATTTACACAATGGCTCAGATCATTGCCATAATGGCTACCCTTCAGTCAGGTATCGGAGCTTTACAATACATCAAGCTATTTCCCTGGACCTCCGAATATTTTCTGGGTTTTGAATCTCAAGTAACCGGGACGGTGGGGGGAGCTAACGTCTTGGGAGCTTCCCTTGCCATGTCGTTGCCTTTTTTGTATTTATTGATTGGGAAAAGTGTCAGGATCGAAAAAGTGTGGTGGATGCTTTCACTTGTACTAATAGTTATAACCCTCATTCTAACCCAGAGCCGAGGGGCGTGGGTAGCTGGACTTGTTGGTGCGGGTATTTACAAATGGAGCCTCATCTCTGGATATCTACGTTTTTTAAGGCCGCGTAAACTGATCATGTCCATCTTTGTCCTATTTGCAGTAGGAGTAATAACCCTTTTCCTGATTGGAATATACAAGCTCAACCCGGACTCAGCAAATGGACGGCTATTCATTTGGTCTATTACCGGGAATATGATCAGAGATAACCTTTGGACGGGTGTTGGGCACGGCAACTTCGGATTGTACTGGCTTAAATATCAAGGGGCCTACTTTGCTGAAGCAACCGATCCATCCCTGCACCATCTGGCAGTCAGCTTGAAATCGGCTCATTCTCAATATCTTCACCTTATAGCTGAAACCGGAATCGTGGGTCTGGGGTTATTCACCGCTCTATGTCTTTCAGCTTTTGCTTCCTTTAAACGGCAAGTTGGAAGACTTCCTGCTGAGCAAACCCGAATATTCACCACCACCTCTTCTGCTCTGGTTACCATTCTGATTCATGCGTTGGTTGAGGATGTCTTCAATTCCCTAACTGTACAGTTGGTCTTTCTGATCCTGTTGGCAATTGTTGTTTCAATCCCCGATCTCAGAGCAAAAACAACAGCCGGGGTATCTGTCCTGAAAAGAAAGTGGAAGCTGGTGGTCATTTTACCCCTGATTATTCTGCTGGGGATTATAAGCTTGAGACAAATTCTTGGTGAGTTACACTGGGAACAGGGTCAGGATTCGGCACAGCTAGGCAATTGGGAGCAAAGCATTAAGCACTATCAAGAGGCTGGCAGCTATTTGCCGTACAATCTTGAACTCGAGTTCTATCTGGGAGCGGCTTACTCAAAGACAGGTCAGGCTGAAAAGGCAATCAAGCATCTTAATAGATCCCAGAAAGGCTTCTCTGATAAGAATCAATACATCGCTCTCGGGAAAGCCCACATAGATAATCGGGATTACAACCGCGCTGAGGCTGCATTGCATCAGGTTCTCACCTACTACCCCGCTCTGCTTGTTCCTCACTATTGGTTAAGCCGGATTTATTTTGAACAGGGGGATACAGGAAGAGCAAGAAATGAGCTACAAGTAATCATTGGATCTGATAACATTTATAATTCACCTGGAATTGAACAGATACAGAAAGATGCTAAACGAGCGCTAATTCAATTGTACAATATTGATGGTCTCGCAAAAAGTACCTCTCGCCCGCCTGCGTATAACTTCGTGCGGGCAGGCAAAGCGCGCAGAGACGCAGAGTATTGA
- a CDS encoding right-handed parallel beta-helix repeat-containing protein — protein sequence MRLSKIFISLILLACASILNASESELIEKRGFFSKTFQLDNGLEKLVIHAGPIHYVDSGNRFVEVGYPGSSDYNDLLSMAMTQSELWSNMGTPHEYNKFENDCTYDSEPVFVTQESAIADYQTVRYYTQMQFNNSSFEPYYQIQSVSHKMAVGSHIQYGPTDNGEYTLFVKEFTFPEGSYTDCDVYDAIGSGDILDQVAVDFSNYIDPTGEQSVLLPDFVSVFQDMVDQAPVAQFMNVRFGYSIGNTIYDVADFYNLYLNGAPTLEVVYKTTITGMLANRHLPTPTADMGGTLSIIDHDNAAHTHEHIGSLTPVELNPGDICTALTDSIGFNASEFHHHSWNSVTASGYSIQLSQFLIDETEYEISAFFNDQFQLTLPTGSPEISLKDPWYVSNPSANPEDWIQPNIYRTVAEMQSDNSSRVFKDQNDDFSDSIPIYYLNAPQFTDEGNGEYFIFHHWEGSHVLYGVGQTTTTDNETTVVFTSSSSAPLPYFNQLSVSGGASVWEASDTLWIKASQFYYENNDFYEFSHWSGDSITLGNSTSYLTTVEALSGDATATAVYNTGTASNSIQNKTINIHTDESISIPAGANIQFAEGVTIDIAGSFSVNGTPGSPVNFESTGRQSPFPAAMTEHPSVPLDKLIKITGDGANCTITYLQLSDAYCGISIEGDNANIEIEDVTFSDLNYALNIEPVSNTTFEISGSKFHNLDNGIVYSTNINNPGVSTSGLLHHNEFSDIADRAVFIRLETKVSGNNSINTLGIRANTFYNNGTSIYCQRESGTATYFGDYYLYITNTLFSESPTLMLPDDQVIYLETSEGYESDNNLFHNSGTTWYIGTTTADPKFVNTSTGDLRLCYDSPAVDAGFVDDDTDDWPDFFIDEDPDGTDPEIGAYYCPQTTLSTATSINADTEWYGIYNINEDVFVNTGKTLTIVPGSVLRFPDRSERVVFDINGNLVANGSPEAPITFTSSDATPAKNDWNGIRIFGTSDDNVTILDNCIVEYSCYGIYPYSTSPNISNNISRMNTYGYYARYNSSDVNSNQFVKNTYGVRTTYASPTFTNNLIRDNSYRGMYFYGTSTPRMYNNTIDSSNGYGIYMYNHVDVQFGHAGVNNPGYNEIINNASYGIYASYYCDPFLGTSDPYNQQVAGDNSIHDNGTYNLRTYNHSTAEAEWNWWDSETTWSAYSSSSYDTSPVLGSAPSASLLGSDLAKGTSYDGYADCPAIRNCTTPFAYPTWIESN from the coding sequence ATGAGATTATCAAAGATATTCATATCGTTAATACTGCTTGCTTGTGCTTCAATCCTCAATGCAAGTGAATCAGAACTTATTGAAAAAAGAGGGTTTTTCTCCAAAACATTCCAACTGGATAATGGACTGGAGAAGCTGGTAATACATGCTGGGCCAATTCATTACGTCGATTCAGGCAATCGATTTGTTGAGGTAGGATACCCAGGAAGCTCAGATTACAATGATTTGTTGAGCATGGCAATGACTCAATCAGAACTCTGGTCAAACATGGGAACTCCACATGAGTACAACAAGTTTGAGAATGATTGCACATATGATTCTGAGCCTGTGTTTGTTACTCAGGAAAGTGCAATAGCGGACTATCAAACTGTTAGATACTACACACAAATGCAATTTAACAACTCGAGTTTTGAACCTTACTATCAAATACAAAGTGTATCGCATAAAATGGCAGTTGGTAGTCACATTCAGTATGGTCCTACAGATAATGGAGAGTATACACTATTTGTAAAGGAATTCACTTTCCCAGAGGGTTCATATACCGATTGCGATGTTTACGATGCAATTGGATCCGGAGATATTTTAGATCAAGTAGCAGTGGATTTCAGTAATTACATAGATCCGACGGGAGAGCAATCAGTTCTGTTACCTGATTTTGTATCAGTATTTCAAGACATGGTGGATCAAGCACCAGTAGCCCAATTTATGAATGTAAGATTTGGGTATTCAATCGGGAATACAATTTATGATGTAGCTGATTTTTACAATCTTTATCTAAACGGAGCTCCAACTTTGGAAGTTGTCTACAAAACAACTATTACCGGTATGTTGGCAAATCGACACTTGCCAACTCCAACTGCCGATATGGGTGGTACTCTGAGTATTATTGATCATGATAATGCCGCACATACACATGAGCATATAGGAAGTCTGACTCCTGTAGAACTTAATCCCGGAGATATATGTACTGCCCTGACAGATAGCATTGGTTTTAATGCAAGTGAATTCCATCACCATTCTTGGAATAGTGTTACTGCATCAGGCTACTCAATTCAACTATCTCAGTTTCTTATTGATGAGACTGAATATGAAATCTCAGCCTTTTTCAATGACCAGTTTCAGTTGACCTTACCCACTGGTTCACCGGAAATATCACTTAAAGACCCCTGGTATGTTTCAAATCCTTCAGCTAATCCCGAGGATTGGATTCAGCCAAATATCTATCGAACAGTTGCTGAAATGCAAAGTGACAACAGTAGTCGGGTCTTTAAAGATCAGAATGATGATTTTTCTGATAGTATCCCCATCTACTATTTGAATGCCCCACAATTCACGGATGAAGGAAATGGTGAATACTTCATCTTTCACCATTGGGAAGGTAGCCATGTTCTGTACGGTGTAGGTCAAACAACTACAACTGATAATGAGACAACGGTTGTTTTTACATCAAGCTCCTCAGCGCCCCTCCCTTATTTTAACCAGCTATCGGTTAGTGGCGGTGCCAGTGTTTGGGAAGCATCTGATACGCTTTGGATTAAAGCCAGCCAATTTTATTATGAGAACAATGATTTTTATGAATTCAGTCATTGGAGCGGTGATTCCATCACACTTGGGAATTCCACATCATATTTGACAACTGTTGAGGCTTTGTCCGGTGATGCAACCGCTACTGCGGTTTATAATACAGGCACAGCGTCAAACAGTATACAGAACAAGACCATTAATATTCATACCGATGAAAGTATCAGTATCCCTGCCGGCGCAAATATTCAATTTGCAGAAGGAGTCACTATTGATATAGCAGGAAGCTTTTCCGTGAATGGTACACCAGGGAGTCCGGTTAATTTCGAGAGCACCGGGAGACAATCGCCTTTTCCAGCCGCGATGACTGAGCATCCCTCTGTTCCACTCGACAAGCTTATCAAAATCACCGGTGATGGCGCAAACTGCACCATCACCTATTTGCAGCTTTCTGATGCCTATTGCGGTATTTCAATTGAAGGAGACAATGCCAATATAGAAATTGAGGATGTGACCTTCTCAGATTTGAATTATGCTCTCAATATTGAGCCGGTCTCCAATACAACTTTTGAGATCAGTGGCAGCAAATTTCACAATCTTGATAATGGGATTGTCTATAGCACGAATATTAATAATCCCGGAGTTTCGACCTCAGGTCTGCTGCATCATAACGAATTCAGCGACATTGCAGATCGGGCTGTTTTTATTCGGCTCGAAACGAAGGTGTCCGGCAACAATTCCATAAATACCCTGGGAATCAGAGCTAATACTTTCTACAATAACGGCACCAGTATCTACTGCCAAAGAGAATCTGGAACAGCTACCTATTTTGGTGATTATTATTTATACATCACGAATACGCTTTTTTCCGAATCACCAACGCTGATGCTGCCTGACGATCAGGTAATTTACCTTGAAACATCCGAAGGGTATGAATCTGATAATAATCTGTTCCATAATTCAGGTACAACCTGGTATATCGGTACTACAACAGCGGATCCCAAATTCGTTAATACATCAACTGGAGATCTGCGACTCTGTTACGATAGCCCGGCAGTTGATGCAGGATTTGTTGATGATGATACAGATGACTGGCCGGATTTTTTTATTGATGAGGATCCTGATGGTACTGACCCTGAAATAGGCGCTTACTACTGCCCCCAAACCACATTATCCACAGCCACTTCCATTAATGCGGATACGGAATGGTATGGCATTTATAATATCAATGAAGATGTGTTTGTGAATACCGGCAAGACCCTCACCATTGTGCCGGGAAGTGTCTTGAGGTTCCCTGATCGCTCTGAGCGGGTTGTTTTTGATATCAACGGTAACCTGGTGGCAAACGGAAGCCCTGAAGCGCCCATCACCTTCACCAGCTCAGATGCAACACCTGCAAAAAATGACTGGAACGGTATTCGTATTTTTGGTACCTCAGATGATAATGTGACGATTCTGGATAATTGTATTGTAGAGTATTCCTGCTATGGTATTTATCCTTACAGTACCAGCCCAAACATCAGCAATAATATCTCTCGAATGAACACGTATGGATATTATGCTCGTTACAATAGCTCTGATGTCAATTCAAACCAGTTTGTCAAAAACACCTACGGAGTGCGTACTACTTATGCTTCCCCAACTTTCACCAACAACCTGATTCGGGATAACAGCTATCGGGGGATGTATTTCTATGGTACCAGTACTCCCAGGATGTATAACAATACCATCGATAGCTCCAACGGGTACGGAATTTACATGTATAATCATGTAGATGTGCAGTTCGGGCATGCAGGGGTCAACAATCCAGGTTACAATGAGATTATCAATAATGCTTCTTATGGTATATATGCCAGCTATTATTGTGATCCTTTTTTGGGTACATCTGACCCATATAATCAGCAGGTGGCCGGTGATAACAGTATCCATGATAATGGAACTTACAACCTGAGAACTTACAATCATTCTACTGCAGAAGCAGAATGGAACTGGTGGGATAGCGAGACAACATGGAGCGCCTATTCATCCTCCAGTTATGATACGTCTCCGGTGCTAGGAAGCGCTCCGAGTGCTTCTTTACTTGGTTCTGATCTGGCAAAGGGTACTTCATATGATGGCTATGCTGATTGTCCTGCGATTAGGAATTGCACTACTCCTTTTGCTTATCCCACTTGGATTGAAAGCAATTAA
- a CDS encoding DUF5723 family protein: MTNWLKMIGLGTIMAFSVTGQVHVDARGLGLCNAYTVTSRGVSAVGFNPANLGYTEDLVFSADLLDLKLSASNNFMSLALFNKYFTGDRNGDPFDLETLRPGSDQTHKEYLLAQIPEEGFAVDLGVSVPFPILNVSLGNYAFTSGLEYYMKNSLPLSLFEIIMEGNQVGRSFDLALTQDVLLISNFSFSFAIPFEKYNFGATVKYLAGLGFAGVDSSGGTFSTQPTGLESDGFYRYTRAIGGNGLAVDLGFNTRKIGDWQYGFAVNNVIGFINWGSNDNLIAKQIGLIEGLIPIRDMLQISSDSTIFSASTIYSMEMENVNVSGAFANSDSIFQLQQESVATPDSIRMNYPAMFRFGASYQYKKDFILMADLSAGLDDYYFADRSWRLAIATEWIRFKMIPIRSGMAFGGPYGREASLGAGVHLIWFDADVAIKLLGGASFASAEGIEFGINFQFKR; this comes from the coding sequence ATGACCAACTGGCTCAAAATGATCGGTCTGGGGACCATAATGGCCTTCTCGGTCACTGGTCAGGTTCATGTTGATGCCCGCGGATTGGGTTTGTGTAATGCCTACACGGTAACATCCCGAGGAGTATCTGCAGTTGGCTTCAATCCGGCAAATCTGGGCTATACAGAAGATTTGGTTTTTAGTGCCGACCTATTGGATCTTAAGCTCTCAGCCAGCAATAACTTTATGTCCCTGGCATTATTCAACAAGTATTTCACTGGAGACCGGAACGGGGATCCCTTTGATCTGGAAACGTTAAGACCTGGTAGTGATCAAACCCACAAGGAGTATTTACTGGCTCAGATTCCGGAAGAAGGCTTTGCGGTGGATCTTGGTGTAAGCGTTCCGTTTCCGATCCTAAATGTTTCACTGGGAAATTACGCCTTTACTTCAGGACTTGAATACTACATGAAGAACTCACTGCCCCTGAGTCTATTTGAGATCATTATGGAAGGTAACCAAGTGGGACGATCCTTTGACCTGGCTCTGACCCAGGATGTTCTATTGATATCCAATTTTAGTTTCTCCTTCGCCATCCCCTTTGAGAAGTATAATTTTGGAGCTACAGTCAAATATTTGGCTGGTCTGGGTTTTGCCGGTGTGGATTCTTCTGGTGGTACTTTCAGTACGCAGCCCACTGGCCTGGAATCTGATGGATTTTACCGTTATACGCGGGCTATTGGCGGTAATGGTCTGGCAGTAGATTTAGGTTTCAATACTCGCAAGATCGGTGATTGGCAATATGGTTTTGCCGTAAACAATGTGATCGGCTTCATTAACTGGGGTAGTAATGACAATCTTATTGCCAAACAGATCGGACTCATTGAGGGATTGATCCCCATTCGGGATATGCTGCAGATATCAAGTGACAGCACCATATTTTCAGCCAGTACCATCTATAGCATGGAAATGGAGAATGTGAATGTCAGTGGTGCCTTTGCCAATTCTGACAGTATATTCCAACTTCAGCAGGAATCTGTGGCAACTCCAGATAGCATTCGAATGAATTACCCCGCCATGTTTCGATTTGGAGCAAGTTATCAGTATAAAAAGGATTTTATCCTCATGGCTGATCTTTCTGCCGGCCTGGATGACTACTACTTTGCTGACCGATCCTGGCGATTGGCCATTGCTACTGAATGGATTCGTTTTAAGATGATTCCTATCAGATCAGGTATGGCTTTTGGGGGGCCCTATGGACGGGAAGCATCTCTGGGTGCCGGTGTTCACCTGATCTGGTTCGATGCCGATGTAGCTATCAAGCTATTGGGTGGGGCATCCTTTGCCTCGGCCGAAGGCATTGAATTCGGGATCAATTTTCAATTTAAGCGCTGA
- a CDS encoding LptF/LptG family permease: MGFLSLIDRYLIRAFFSTMGTVLVSLVGIFTIADFVEKIDNFVDAGAGGDIMLLYYGFSLPYFIDTALPMSMLLATVFSLGSLNKNYEIAAMRASGISMLRIARPLLLLGVFFTLFQFVFQNLVVMPFNHKHKEITRNILKPARSPKKLKEVVRQDLNGNIIVIKSYDVKKNTGRDVSILAYRDSGITERWDYATLQWDDSLGTWQKSAGLNRRFDAEGRLLFSEMSLLDELPITLTPFDIRKEQIRPDEMNIFQLGTFIEKKKMLGLNPHRWVVDYHFKLAFVMTGFIVIFLGISFALQGSRENLAVGVGKSVVALFIYYILLIGGQKIAYNSSIHPAYAVWFGDVVLFMAGTWLFIQTAKK, encoded by the coding sequence TTGGGCTTTCTTTCTCTTATTGATCGTTATTTGATCCGGGCATTTTTCTCCACCATGGGGACCGTTCTGGTCAGTCTGGTAGGTATTTTCACCATTGCTGATTTTGTAGAGAAGATCGACAATTTTGTAGATGCCGGTGCCGGTGGGGATATCATGTTGCTTTACTATGGTTTTAGCCTGCCCTATTTTATCGATACAGCGCTACCCATGAGCATGTTGCTGGCAACGGTATTCTCATTAGGGAGTTTGAATAAAAACTATGAGATCGCTGCCATGCGAGCCTCGGGCATCAGCATGCTCCGGATCGCCCGTCCCTTACTCCTGTTGGGTGTTTTCTTCACCCTGTTCCAGTTTGTGTTTCAGAACCTGGTAGTTATGCCCTTTAATCATAAACATAAAGAGATCACTCGTAACATATTGAAGCCAGCCCGCAGCCCAAAAAAACTTAAAGAAGTCGTACGGCAGGATCTCAATGGAAATATTATTGTGATCAAGTCCTATGATGTGAAGAAGAATACTGGTCGGGATGTCTCTATTCTCGCCTACCGGGATTCCGGAATCACTGAACGCTGGGACTACGCTACTCTGCAATGGGATGATTCTTTGGGAACCTGGCAGAAGAGCGCTGGTCTTAACCGACGGTTTGATGCGGAGGGACGTTTACTTTTTTCAGAGATGAGTCTTCTGGATGAGCTACCCATTACACTTACTCCCTTCGATATCCGTAAGGAACAGATACGACCGGATGAAATGAACATCTTCCAGTTGGGTACTTTCATTGAGAAGAAAAAAATGCTGGGACTGAACCCCCATCGCTGGGTAGTGGACTACCACTTTAAGCTGGCTTTCGTGATGACGGGTTTCATTGTCATTTTCCTAGGCATCAGCTTTGCCCTGCAGGGCTCCCGTGAGAATCTTGCCGTTGGTGTAGGGAAAAGCGTTGTTGCTCTTTTTATATACTACATATTGCTCATTGGGGGGCAAAAAATCGCTTACAACAGTTCCATACATCCTGCTTACGCGGTCTGGTTTGGTGATGTCGTGCTATTTATGGCAGGAACCTGGCTGTTTATCCAAACTGCAAAAAAATAA
- the ahcY gene encoding adenosylhomocysteinase, producing METIFTDYKVANINEAAFGRDEIALAEKEMPGLMELRKRYRDSKPLAGARIAGCIHMTIQTAVLIETLKELGAQIRWSSCNIFSTQDHAAAAVADSGVPVFAWKGETEEEYWWCIDQTLDFDGQGPNLMLDDGGDLTKVILEQHPEMHADIKGVSEETTTGVHRLYHLMEKNALPFPAINVNDSVTKSKFDNKYGCRESLADGIKRGTDIMLAGKKVIIAGYGDVGKGSAQSMAGYGAKVFVTEIDPICALQAAMEGFSVVTMEAAASFGDIFVTTTGCKDVIRGEHMEQMKDNAIIANIGHFDHEIDVHWLENQPGVTEYNIKPQVDRFDFPDGKSLILLSRGRLVNLGNATGHSSFVMSTSFTNQVLAQITLFEGNVKPGVHVLSKELDEEVARLHLAHLDIHLSELTEDQADYLGVPQKGPFKPDHYRY from the coding sequence ATGGAAACAATATTTACAGATTACAAAGTTGCAAATATCAATGAGGCCGCCTTTGGTCGAGATGAAATCGCTCTGGCTGAAAAAGAGATGCCCGGACTCATGGAGCTCAGGAAACGTTACCGCGATTCCAAGCCCCTGGCCGGAGCCCGGATAGCCGGTTGTATCCACATGACCATCCAGACGGCAGTGCTCATCGAAACCTTGAAAGAGTTGGGGGCTCAAATACGCTGGTCCAGCTGTAATATCTTCTCAACTCAGGATCATGCCGCCGCCGCCGTTGCCGATTCTGGTGTTCCGGTCTTTGCCTGGAAGGGTGAGACTGAAGAAGAGTATTGGTGGTGTATCGATCAGACCCTGGACTTTGATGGTCAAGGTCCCAACCTGATGCTGGATGACGGGGGTGACCTGACGAAGGTTATTCTGGAGCAGCATCCTGAAATGCATGCCGACATTAAGGGTGTTTCTGAGGAGACCACAACAGGAGTCCATCGTCTTTATCACTTAATGGAAAAGAATGCGCTACCCTTTCCAGCCATCAATGTGAATGACTCGGTGACCAAATCTAAATTTGATAATAAGTATGGGTGTCGCGAGTCTCTGGCTGATGGCATTAAACGGGGTACCGATATTATGCTGGCCGGGAAGAAAGTTATTATTGCCGGTTATGGGGATGTGGGTAAAGGATCAGCCCAATCCATGGCTGGTTATGGTGCCAAGGTATTTGTGACGGAGATCGATCCGATCTGTGCCCTCCAGGCCGCTATGGAAGGTTTTTCAGTTGTGACCATGGAAGCAGCAGCCAGCTTTGGCGATATCTTCGTGACCACCACTGGTTGTAAAGATGTGATCCGTGGTGAACACATGGAACAGATGAAAGACAATGCAATTATAGCCAACATCGGCCATTTTGATCATGAGATCGATGTCCATTGGCTGGAAAATCAACCTGGTGTCACAGAATACAATATTAAGCCCCAGGTTGACCGCTTCGATTTTCCTGATGGCAAATCGTTGATCCTCTTGTCACGAGGACGGTTGGTCAATCTTGGAAATGCAACGGGTCATTCATCATTTGTCATGTCAACCTCATTCACCAACCAGGTATTGGCTCAGATAACCCTGTTTGAAGGCAACGTTAAACCAGGCGTTCATGTGCTCTCCAAAGAATTAGACGAAGAAGTTGCCCGCCTGCATCTGGCTCATCTGGATATCCATTTATCAGAATTAACTGAGGATCAGGCTGATTACCTGGGTGTTCCGCAAAAAGGACCCTTTAAACCGGATCACTACAGGTATTAA
- a CDS encoding hemolysin family protein, which translates to MIELILATIGLILSFIFAGAEIALLSSNRLQLEVWQRRSVKGAASALKASTDPEKFLTATLVGNNIANIMATSFATIMLIQVISSEWLVLLIISVSVLIFGEIIPKTLFREFPNASMLFFGRFIRIAEVIFYPMTLLLGFYRKHILRSVEVESQTSLDIEELHLLFNDPNEESGVDIHERQTIARIFTFKNTSISEVMTPRPDMTAIPINSSLEEVEAAFMESGYSKLPVYEETIDDIKGLIFLHDIFRGATKLREVIREAYFVPETKAADELLGEMQSKSLSIAIVIDEYGGTAGLITIEDLSEELFGEFTDAFDEEDSPVQQLDKGFLVKGNAEIDLLNELHDFEIPPGEYETLAGYLIKSLGHIPQKNEQFLTETHRYVISSSTPIRIETVFIQER; encoded by the coding sequence ATGATAGAGCTCATTCTTGCTACGATTGGTCTTATTCTCAGTTTCATCTTTGCCGGAGCTGAGATCGCTCTCCTGTCATCTAATCGGCTGCAACTGGAGGTCTGGCAACGACGATCGGTAAAAGGGGCAGCCTCTGCCCTGAAAGCCAGTACTGATCCTGAAAAATTTCTTACCGCAACCCTGGTGGGTAATAATATCGCCAACATTATGGCCACCTCTTTTGCCACCATTATGCTGATCCAGGTCATATCCAGCGAATGGCTAGTCCTGCTGATCATCTCCGTAAGCGTGCTGATCTTTGGTGAAATCATCCCCAAAACCCTTTTTCGGGAATTTCCCAATGCTTCCATGTTGTTCTTTGGTCGCTTTATACGCATTGCCGAAGTTATTTTTTACCCCATGACCCTTCTTCTGGGTTTCTATCGCAAACACATTCTGCGTAGTGTCGAAGTGGAAAGCCAGACCAGTCTCGACATTGAAGAGTTGCACCTCCTGTTCAACGACCCCAATGAAGAAAGCGGTGTTGATATTCACGAAAGACAAACCATCGCACGCATCTTTACTTTTAAAAATACATCTATCAGTGAGGTGATGACCCCACGACCCGATATGACCGCGATACCTATTAACAGTAGCCTGGAAGAAGTTGAAGCGGCCTTTATGGAATCGGGCTATTCAAAGCTTCCGGTCTATGAAGAGACTATTGATGACATAAAAGGCTTGATCTTTCTTCATGATATTTTCCGGGGTGCCACCAAGCTGAGGGAAGTCATTCGAGAAGCCTATTTTGTCCCTGAGACCAAAGCAGCCGATGAACTACTGGGGGAAATGCAAAGTAAAAGTCTATCCATTGCCATTGTCATTGACGAGTATGGCGGCACTGCCGGATTGATTACCATTGAAGATCTTTCTGAGGAGCTATTTGGCGAATTTACAGATGCTTTTGATGAAGAAGACTCCCCGGTTCAGCAGCTGGATAAAGGTTTCCTGGTCAAAGGTAATGCTGAGATTGATCTATTGAATGAACTGCATGATTTTGAAATTCCCCCGGGTGAATATGAAACCCTGGCCGGTTACCTGATCAAGAGTCTGGGGCATATCCCCCAGAAAAATGAGCAGTTTCTGACTGAAACTCATCGCTATGTGATCTCATCCTCCACACCTATCCGCATCGAAACTGTTTTCATTCAGGAACGCTAA